One genomic window of Panicum hallii strain FIL2 chromosome 6, PHallii_v3.1, whole genome shotgun sequence includes the following:
- the LOC112897704 gene encoding protein FAR1-RELATED SEQUENCE 3-like isoform X1 — MIDSGNAVRGLFWVDGWTWELYKTFRDCIFFDTTFCTNKYDMPFAPIVGINNHLQSILLGCALLPDESTETFVWVLQALKEAMGGLEPTNIMTDQDKAMKVAIEQVFPNATHRCCKWHVLSKATKKFAWLISNEKDFAKESDYCVNHTETIDEFEMLRQKLEDKYSLQENEFFQSISSTRKMWAPAYFRTYFFPFTDTTGRSECMNSLFKKVVHPQDSVLQFFTQYEYIMDTRAERENVEACKWEISYPPLWASYDFEKQAANFYTRNVFSKFQELLHDSRKFRMVDIAEDDESLSIRIVHPNSSRVRIVSVSNDATSYLCSCNMFARDGLLCPHILKVFTNRDVQEIPDKYLHRRWSKEATTKIPEHLSGPEPSFGVPGTNKLKYNALCRKMTGLAAEACSGPEKYTVASSGIDHL; from the coding sequence ATGATTGACAGTGGTAATGCTGTGAGGGGTTTGTTCTGGGTTGATGGATGGACATGGGAACTGTACAAGACCTTCAGGGATTGCATATTCTTTGACACAACTTTCTGTACTAACAAATATGACATGCCATTTGCCCCGATTGTTGGGATAAATAATCACTTGCAAAGCATACTACTTGGATGTGCCTTGCTTCCGGATGAATCTACTGAAACATTTGTGTGGGTCTTGCAAGCACTAAAGGAGGCCATGGGTGGGCTGGAACCAACCAACATAATGACAGATCAAGATAAGGCAATGAAAGTTGCAATAGAACAAGTGTTCCCTAATGCAACACACAGATGTTGCAAATGGCATGTGCTAAGCAAGGCAACAAAAAAGTTTGCTTGGTTGATAAGCAATGAAAAAGACTTTGCCAAGGAGTCTGACTACTGTGTTAATCATACTGAAACAATAGATGAATTCGAGATGTTACGGCAGAAGCTAGAAGACAAATATAGCTTGCAAGAGAATGAGTTCTTCCAAAGTATCTCTTCAACAAGGAAAATGTGGGCGCCTGCATACTTCAGAACTTACTTCTTCCCTTTTACTGACACAACGGGCAGGTCGGAATGTATGAACTCATTATTCAAGAAAGTGGTGCACCCACAGGATTCAGTGTTGCAGTTTTTCACCCAATATGAATACATCATGGATACTAGAGCTGAGAGGGAAAATGTGGAAGCCTGCAAATGGGAAATTTCATATCCACCGCTCTGGGCAAGTTATGACTTTGAAAAACAAGCAGCAAACTTCTACACTCGTAATGTGTTCTCTAAATTTCAGGAGCTGCTTCATGATTCCAGAAAATTCAGGATGGTCGACATTGCTGAAGATGATGAGAGTTTGTCAATTCGGATAGTACACCCAAACTCTAGCAGAGTCCGTATCGTGTCAGTTAGTAATGATGCAACATCTTATTTGTGCTCCTGCAACATGTTTGCCCGAGATGGTCTCCTATGTCCTCATATTCTGAAAGTTTTTACCAACCGAGATGTCCAAGAAATTCCAGATAAATACTTGCATAGAAGATGGTCAAAAGAGGCAACAACAAAGATTCCAGAACATCTCTCAGGTCCTGAACCATCCTTTGGAGTTCCAGGTACAAACAAGCTAAAGTACAATGCATTGTGTAGGAAAATGACAGGACTAGCAGCGGAGGCATGTTCAGGACCTGAAAAGTACACAG